Proteins co-encoded in one Halorussus lipolyticus genomic window:
- a CDS encoding PstS family phosphate ABC transporter substrate-binding protein, giving the protein MADKSTRRKFLTAAGASGALALAGCTGGTGGNETEKSGKQDESDSESKGDSQSGPSKLKAGGSSTVYPITSTAGSVWSSNPPADDKEYWGPGQYDIDTDKRLADYWAGLYGFESTGSASPPFDVSVGLSHSGTGIEKAKNGLVDIADASASVSAELPDASEEELNKFKDHVVGVDAQPIVVSKDIYDAGVEKLTAEQVRKIYQGDITNWSEIDAYTGEDKEIQAVGRAEGSGTDTAFRANMLGGPDAKMPGVDVRKGQNQQVKTLVSKSDNAIAYMALAFVTGDVPSIALDFDGTTYEPGKNLADKNYPLSRDLHCYTYEGTSKKEAAYLRMIMSDFGQENYVETQGYATLTDERQQNQMSKLPEPEN; this is encoded by the coding sequence ATGGCAGACAAATCGACTCGCCGGAAGTTCTTGACCGCCGCAGGGGCAAGCGGAGCACTCGCGCTCGCTGGATGTACAGGTGGAACTGGTGGCAACGAAACCGAGAAAAGCGGTAAGCAGGACGAATCCGATTCGGAGTCGAAGGGAGACAGCCAATCCGGTCCCTCGAAACTGAAGGCCGGTGGCTCCTCGACCGTCTACCCGATTACGAGTACGGCAGGTTCGGTCTGGTCGTCGAACCCGCCGGCCGACGACAAGGAGTACTGGGGTCCGGGCCAGTACGACATCGACACCGACAAGCGCCTCGCCGACTACTGGGCGGGCCTGTACGGCTTCGAGTCCACCGGGAGCGCCTCGCCGCCGTTCGACGTGTCTGTCGGTCTGAGCCACTCCGGTACTGGCATCGAAAAGGCCAAGAACGGTCTCGTAGACATCGCCGACGCCAGCGCGTCGGTCTCGGCCGAACTTCCCGACGCGAGCGAGGAGGAACTGAACAAGTTCAAAGACCACGTGGTCGGGGTGGACGCCCAGCCTATCGTCGTCAGCAAGGACATCTACGACGCGGGCGTCGAGAAACTGACCGCCGAGCAGGTCCGGAAAATCTACCAAGGCGACATCACCAACTGGTCGGAAATCGACGCCTACACCGGCGAGGACAAGGAGATTCAGGCGGTCGGCCGCGCCGAAGGCTCGGGTACCGACACCGCCTTCCGAGCGAACATGCTCGGCGGTCCCGACGCCAAGATGCCCGGCGTCGACGTTCGCAAGGGCCAGAACCAGCAGGTCAAGACGCTGGTCAGCAAGTCCGACAACGCCATCGCGTACATGGCGCTGGCGTTCGTCACCGGCGACGTGCCCTCCATCGCGCTGGACTTCGACGGCACGACCTACGAACCCGGCAAGAACCTCGCCGACAAGAACTACCCCCTCTCGCGTGACCTCCACTGCTACACCTACGAGGGCACCTCGAAGAAGGAGGCCGCCTACCTCCGGATGATAATGAGCGACTTCGGGCAGGAGAACTACGTCGAGACGCAGGGCTACGCGACGCTCACCGACGAGCGCCAGCAGAACCAGATGAGCAAACTCCCCGAACCCGAGAACTAA
- a CDS encoding DUF7522 family protein — protein sequence MGGHDGERRGDAKPALVEAFSTFGSDALRDVWLFDQRDHEELYLRDDVGEKIADVDVPRFVDNERYGYVTRDTYADLYYADYGYTVRGFDGFEQFRTFLADGDEKVGVFGSFDHREGGYDFSALDAAVSAVVADYPIEAFAPGRTEK from the coding sequence ATGGGAGGACACGACGGAGAACGCCGAGGAGACGCCAAGCCGGCGCTCGTCGAGGCGTTTTCGACGTTCGGGAGCGACGCCCTCCGCGACGTGTGGCTGTTCGACCAGCGCGACCACGAGGAGCTATACCTCCGTGACGACGTGGGCGAAAAGATAGCCGACGTGGACGTACCGCGGTTCGTGGACAACGAACGCTACGGCTACGTCACCCGCGACACCTACGCGGACCTCTACTACGCCGACTACGGCTACACCGTCCGGGGATTCGACGGCTTCGAGCAGTTCCGGACGTTTCTGGCCGACGGCGACGAGAAGGTCGGCGTGTTCGGCAGTTTCGACCACCGGGAGGGTGGCTACGACTTCTCGGCGCTCGACGCGGCAGTCTCGGCCGTCGTCGCCGACTACCCAATCGAAGCGTTCGCGCCGGGTCGAACCGAGAAGTGA
- a CDS encoding DUF5827 family protein, producing the protein MPRPKSDFDQLHPCDFYTAEELLEADQMYTVYEIARLLQGLDPDAELEAETEDILLDWAIPWVMNNAGDLVIAEPEADDEPGYYGLKTDDDR; encoded by the coding sequence ATGCCCCGACCCAAATCGGACTTCGACCAGTTACACCCCTGCGACTTCTACACCGCCGAGGAACTGCTGGAAGCCGACCAGATGTACACCGTCTACGAAATCGCCCGCCTCCTGCAAGGGTTGGACCCCGACGCCGAACTGGAGGCCGAAACCGAGGACATCCTGCTCGACTGGGCCATCCCGTGGGTCATGAACAACGCCGGCGACCTCGTTATCGCCGAACCCGAGGCCGACGACGAACCCGGTTACTACGGGTTGAAGACCGACGACGACCGATGA
- a CDS encoding ATPase, protein MRLLVAGGDRVDAGKTTFTTGLLDRLDGVGFKPRAGNDHWFDHDDYLRAVEEGRLYGKDAKRLAEASAGDFAPEDLNPVHRLWRPSPGPDAGLVGQSHREFVLDRVGESFVVNAHADVPQSAREKLPLSDAPTVETVGRLNEITEQLHLPMFEGFADRIRRTDEQAEHVVVESYGDVAVPIRGVTFDAVAVVEPGRMAVYGGDRFLKACEVAGGSAREGELEVHTPDVTELADPKATASLSALPDADRKTPAAVAREYADAYDELLDIAEN, encoded by the coding sequence ATGAGGCTTCTGGTCGCGGGCGGCGACCGAGTGGACGCCGGCAAGACCACGTTCACGACCGGGTTGTTGGACCGCCTCGATGGCGTCGGATTCAAGCCCCGCGCGGGCAACGACCACTGGTTCGACCACGACGACTACCTGCGGGCGGTCGAGGAGGGCCGCCTCTACGGCAAGGACGCCAAACGACTGGCCGAGGCCAGCGCGGGCGATTTCGCCCCCGAGGACCTGAACCCGGTCCACCGACTCTGGCGGCCTTCGCCCGGCCCGGACGCCGGCCTCGTCGGCCAGTCCCACCGCGAGTTCGTCCTCGACAGGGTGGGCGAGTCGTTCGTCGTGAACGCCCACGCCGACGTGCCCCAATCGGCCCGCGAGAAGCTTCCGCTGTCGGACGCGCCGACCGTCGAGACAGTCGGGCGACTCAACGAAATCACCGAGCAACTCCACCTGCCGATGTTCGAGGGGTTCGCCGACCGCATCCGGAGGACCGACGAGCAGGCCGAACACGTCGTCGTGGAGTCCTACGGCGACGTGGCGGTCCCGATTCGCGGCGTCACCTTCGACGCGGTGGCCGTGGTCGAACCCGGCCGGATGGCAGTCTACGGCGGCGACCGTTTTCTCAAGGCCTGCGAGGTCGCCGGCGGGAGCGCCCGAGAGGGCGAACTGGAGGTCCACACCCCCGACGTGACCGAACTCGCCGACCCCAAAGCGACGGCCTCGCTGTCGGCGCTCCCCGACGCCGACCGGAAGACTCCCGCGGCAGTCGCTCGGGAGTACGCCGACGCCTACGACGAACTGCTAGATATCGCCGAGAACTGA